The following are from one region of the Corylus avellana chromosome ca1, CavTom2PMs-1.0 genome:
- the LOC132188061 gene encoding pentatricopeptide repeat-containing protein At2g03880, mitochondrial has product MKAISKLKSIKSSPTLSLSRPHSLAPIGSWNLPASSSSLLDDFTNFCYRRDLPRAMKAMDAMQRNGIWADSITYSELIKCCLARGAVEEGKLVHNHVFAHGNEPKTFLINIFLSMYVKFNLLDEAQALFDQMPERNVVSWTTMISAYTNAKLNDKALEFLIMMLRQGVVPNMFTFSSVLRACDGLSNLRQLHSRIIKAGLEYDVFVRSALIDIYSKLGELQAALGVFNEVVSGDSVVWNSIIGGLAQNSDGDEALNLYKSMKISGFPPDQSTLTSVLRACTGLALLELGRQVHVHVLKFDRDLILNNALLDMYCKCGSMDDANFVFTRMLEKDVISWSTMIAGLAQNGFSREALKLFQSMKDSGAKPNHITILGVLFACSHAGLVEDGWYYFQSMKKLFGINPGREHYGCIIDLLGRAGKLDQAIKLIHQMECEPDAVTWRTLLGACRVHRNVDLAIHAAKQILKLDPEDAGTYILLSNIYANSQRWDDVTEVRRTMKARGIRKEPGCSWIEVSKKIHAFILGDNSHPQTDEINKQLNQLIHRLMGVGYVPDTNFVLQDLEGEQREDSLRYHSEKLAIVFGMMSLSREKTIRIKKNIRICGDCHIFAKLITKIEQRTIVIRDPIRYHHFLDGVCSCGDYW; this is encoded by the coding sequence ATGAAAGCAATTTCGAAGCTTAAGAGCATAAAATCGTCGCCTACGCTTTCGCTGTCACGTCCTCACTCTCTCGCACCCATTGGGTCGTGGAATCTGCCAGCCTCCTCGTCGTCTCTGCTCGATGACTTCACTAACTTCTGCTATCGGAGAGACCTCCCGAGAGCCATGAAGGCCATGGACGCTATGCAAAGAAACGGCATCTGGGCCGACTCTATCACCTACTCGGAGCTCATCAAGTGCTGCTTGGCTCGCGGCGCTGTCGAAGAAGGAAAGCTCGTTCATAACCACGTTTTTGCACATGGGAACGAGCCCAAAACCTTTTTGATCAACATTTTCCTCAGTATGTACGTCAAATTTAACCTCTTGGATGAAGCACAGGCACTGTTCGACCAAATGCCTGAAAGGAACGTTGTTTCGTGGACGACCATGATTTCAGCTTACACTAATGCTAAGCTCAATGACAAGGCCCTGGAGTTCTTGATAATGATGCTTAGACAAGGTGTCGTGCCTAATATGTTCACTTTCTCTTCGGTTTTGAGAGCCTGTGATGGGCTATCGAATCTCAGACAGCTTCATTCTAGGATAATTAAAGCTGGGTTGGAATATGATGTCTTTGTTCGGAGCGCTCTTATAGATATTTATTCGAAATTGGGCGAGTTGCAAGCGGCACTAGGTGTTTTCAATGAGGTGGTGAGTGGAGATTCAGTTGTTTGGAATTCTATCATAGGGGGCCTTGCTCAAAACAGTGATGGTGATGAAGCTTTGAATCTATATAAGAGCATGAAAATTTCTGGTTTTCCACCTGATCAATCGACACTAACGAGTGTGTTAAGAGCCTGCACTGGGTTAGCGCTTCTAGAATTGGGCAGGCAGGTCCATGTTCATGTATTGAAGTTTGATCGAGATCTAATCCTTAATAATGCACTTCTGGATATGTATTGCAAGTGCGGCAGTATGGACGACGCAAACTTTGTTTTTACTAGGATGTTGGAGAAGGATGTAATCTCTTGGAGCACCATGATTGCAGGGTTAGCCCAAAACGGTTTCAGCAGAGAAGCTTTAAAATTGTTTCAATCCATGAAAGATTCTGGTGCAAAACCGAACCATATTACGATTCTTGGGGTTCTCTTTGCCTGTAGCCATGCCGGGCTTGTAGAAGACGGCTGGTACTACTTTCAATCGATGAAGAAACTTTTTGGGATCAATCCAGGAAGAGAGCATTATGGTTGCATTATTGACTTGCTTGGAAGGGCTGGGAAGCTTGATCAGGCAATCAAGTTAATTCATCAAATGGAATGTGAACCCGATGCTGTGACATGGAGAACTTTGCTTGGTGCATGCAGGGTTCACCGGAACGTGGATCTAGCTATACATGCTGCCAAACAAATTCTGAAACTGGATCCTGAAGATGCAGGAACCTATATACTGTTATCTAATATATATGCAAATTCTCAAAGGTGGGATGATGTTACAGAAGTCAGGAGGACCATGAAAGCTAGAGGAATCAGAAAAGAACCAGGGTGTAGCTGGATTGAAGTCAGCAAAAAGATACATGCTTTTATTTTAGGAGATAACTCGCATCCACAAACAGATGAGATCAACAAGCAGCTGAACCAGTTGATTCATAGATTGATGGGAGTGGGTTATGTCCCAGACACGAATTTTGTCTTGCAAGATCTTGAGGGTGAGCAGAGGGAAGACTCACTTCGATACCACAGTGAGAAACTGGCAATTGTCTTTGGTATGATGAGCTTGTCAAGGGAGAAGACGATCAGGATCAAGAAAAACATTAGGATTTGCGGAGACTGTCATATTTTCGCAAAACTCATAACGAAGATCGAACAACGAACTATAGTGATTAGAGATCCCATTCGGTACCATCATTTTCTAGATGGAGTATGCTCTTGTGGGGATTATTGGTAG
- the LOC132188072 gene encoding uncharacterized protein LOC132188072 isoform X2, translated as MELSCRTILYFISLLLLFLSSSSSTASSSSSSIISRFQEYLQINTAQPSPQYAESADFILSQAKSIALEAQTLEFVEGKPLILLKWPGSDPSLPTILLNSHTDVVAAEHDKWSHHPFSAHLDQHGNIYARGSQDMKCVGIQYLEAIRKLKASGFQPLRSVYLSFVPDEEIGGHDGAGKFVDSDVFKSLNVGILLDEGLASTSEKYRAFYAERGPWWLVIKATGQPGHGSRLYDNSAMENLLKSIESVRRFRASQLDLVKAGLKAEGEVVSVNMVFLKAGTPTPTGFVMNVQPSEAQAGFDIRVPPTADPESLERRITEEWAPASRNMTFEFKQKASVRDKFGKPMLTATDSSNPWWTLLNEAVRKANGKLGKPEIFPAATDARYYRELGLPAIGFSPMANTPILLHDHNEFLNQDEYLKGIDVYVSIIKAYASYVEHTRKEGSRDEL; from the exons ATGGAGCTCAGTTGCAGAACTATCCTCTACTTCATTTCTCTACTATTATTGTTcctctcatcatcatcatcaacagcATCATCGTCGTCGTCGTCAATTATATCAAGATTTCAAGAGTACCTCCAAATCAACACAGCCCAGCCGAGCCCCCAGTACGCTGAATCGGCCGATTTCATCCTCTCCCAAGCCAAGTCCATCGCGCTTGAGGCGCAGACCCTGGAGTTCGTGGAGGGCAAGCCTCTGATCCTCCTCAAATGGCCCGGCTCCGATCCCAGCCTCCCCACAATCCTTCTCAACTCCCACACCGACGTTGTTGCCGCCGAGCACGACAAGTGGTCGCACCATCCCTTCAGTGCCCACCTCGACCAGCACGGCAACATCTACGCCAGAGGGTCCCAGGACATGAAGTGCGTTGGCATCCAGTACCTCGAGGCCATTCGCAAGTTGAAGGCTTCTGGGTTCCAGCCCCTTCGCTCTGTCTACCTGTCCTTTGTGCCGGACGAGGAGATTGGCGGCCACGATGGTGCCGGGAAGTTCGTGGATTCCGATGTTTTCAAGAGTCTGAATGTGGGCATTTTACTCGACGAAG GGTTGGCTTCGACTAGTGAGAAGTACAGGGCGTTTTATGCGGAAAGGGGTCCGTGGTGGCTGGTGATTAAGGCTACTGGGCAGCCAGGCCATGGGTCGAGGTTGTATGACAATTCTGCCATGGAGAATCTGTTGAAAAGCATTGAGAGTGTGAGGAGGTTTCGAGCTTCGCAGTTGGATTTGGTGAAGGCAGGTTTAAAGGCTGAGGGCGAGGTTGTTTCGGTGAATATGGTGTTCTTGAAGGCGGGCACGCCGACTCCAACT GGTTTCGTCATGAATGTGCAGCCATCTGAAGCACAAGCAGGTTTTGATATTCGAGTGCCACCAACTGCCGATCCAGAATCTCTGGAGAGACGGATCACTGAAGAATGGGCACCTGCTTCACGTAATATGACATTTGAG TTTAAGCAGAAGGCTTCTGTGCGTGATAAGTTTGGGAAGCCAATGCTCACCGCGACTGACAGTTCTAACCCCTGGTGGACCTTACTAAATGAAGCTGTCAGAAAAGCTAATGGCAAACTTGGTAAGCCAGAAATCTTTCCCGCCGCAACAGATGCTCGCTACTACCGCGAACTTGGCTTGCCAGCAATCGGCTTCTCTCCTATGGCAAACACTCCTATTCTCCTCCATGATCATAATGAG TTTCTAAACCAAGATGAGTACTTGAAAGGAATTGATGTCTATGTGTCAATAATCAAAGCTTATGCATCTTATGTTGAACATACAAGAAAGGAGGGCTCCAGAGATGAGTTATAA
- the LOC132188072 gene encoding uncharacterized protein LOC132188072 isoform X1, protein MELSCRTILYFISLLLLFLSSSSSTASSSSSSIISRFQEYLQINTAQPSPQYAESADFILSQAKSIALEAQTLEFVEGKPLILLKWPGSDPSLPTILLNSHTDVVAAEHDKWSHHPFSAHLDQHGNIYARGSQDMKCVGIQYLEAIRKLKASGFQPLRSVYLSFVPDEEIGGHDGAGKFVDSDVFKSLNVGILLDEGLASTSEKYRAFYAERGPWWLVIKATGQPGHGSRLYDNSAMENLLKSIESVRRFRASQLDLVKAGLKAEGEVVSVNMVFLKAGTPTPTGFVMNVQPSEAQAGFDIRVPPTADPESLERRITEEWAPASRNMTFELGQFKQKASVRDKFGKPMLTATDSSNPWWTLLNEAVRKANGKLGKPEIFPAATDARYYRELGLPAIGFSPMANTPILLHDHNEFLNQDEYLKGIDVYVSIIKAYASYVEHTRKEGSRDEL, encoded by the exons ATGGAGCTCAGTTGCAGAACTATCCTCTACTTCATTTCTCTACTATTATTGTTcctctcatcatcatcatcaacagcATCATCGTCGTCGTCGTCAATTATATCAAGATTTCAAGAGTACCTCCAAATCAACACAGCCCAGCCGAGCCCCCAGTACGCTGAATCGGCCGATTTCATCCTCTCCCAAGCCAAGTCCATCGCGCTTGAGGCGCAGACCCTGGAGTTCGTGGAGGGCAAGCCTCTGATCCTCCTCAAATGGCCCGGCTCCGATCCCAGCCTCCCCACAATCCTTCTCAACTCCCACACCGACGTTGTTGCCGCCGAGCACGACAAGTGGTCGCACCATCCCTTCAGTGCCCACCTCGACCAGCACGGCAACATCTACGCCAGAGGGTCCCAGGACATGAAGTGCGTTGGCATCCAGTACCTCGAGGCCATTCGCAAGTTGAAGGCTTCTGGGTTCCAGCCCCTTCGCTCTGTCTACCTGTCCTTTGTGCCGGACGAGGAGATTGGCGGCCACGATGGTGCCGGGAAGTTCGTGGATTCCGATGTTTTCAAGAGTCTGAATGTGGGCATTTTACTCGACGAAG GGTTGGCTTCGACTAGTGAGAAGTACAGGGCGTTTTATGCGGAAAGGGGTCCGTGGTGGCTGGTGATTAAGGCTACTGGGCAGCCAGGCCATGGGTCGAGGTTGTATGACAATTCTGCCATGGAGAATCTGTTGAAAAGCATTGAGAGTGTGAGGAGGTTTCGAGCTTCGCAGTTGGATTTGGTGAAGGCAGGTTTAAAGGCTGAGGGCGAGGTTGTTTCGGTGAATATGGTGTTCTTGAAGGCGGGCACGCCGACTCCAACT GGTTTCGTCATGAATGTGCAGCCATCTGAAGCACAAGCAGGTTTTGATATTCGAGTGCCACCAACTGCCGATCCAGAATCTCTGGAGAGACGGATCACTGAAGAATGGGCACCTGCTTCACGTAATATGACATTTGAG CTTGGGCAGTTTAAGCAGAAGGCTTCTGTGCGTGATAAGTTTGGGAAGCCAATGCTCACCGCGACTGACAGTTCTAACCCCTGGTGGACCTTACTAAATGAAGCTGTCAGAAAAGCTAATGGCAAACTTGGTAAGCCAGAAATCTTTCCCGCCGCAACAGATGCTCGCTACTACCGCGAACTTGGCTTGCCAGCAATCGGCTTCTCTCCTATGGCAAACACTCCTATTCTCCTCCATGATCATAATGAG TTTCTAAACCAAGATGAGTACTTGAAAGGAATTGATGTCTATGTGTCAATAATCAAAGCTTATGCATCTTATGTTGAACATACAAGAAAGGAGGGCTCCAGAGATGAGTTATAA